A single region of the Bartonella harrusi genome encodes:
- the rsmA gene encoding 16S rRNA (adenine(1518)-N(6)/adenine(1519)-N(6))-dimethyltransferase RsmA — translation MQIDNLPPLREVINMYGLQAHKSLGQNFLFDLNLTSKIAHQAGNLEGKPVIEVGPGPGGLTRALLAKGAMVTAIERDERCIPALLELEKHYPQKLKLICNDALKQDFSKLFEKSLEKPRIIANLPYNIGTQLLLNWLLAEPWPPFYESMTLMFQREVAKRITATPQSTHYGRLSVLTGWRTIAKIAFDVPPQAFIPAPKIISSVVHIIPRTEPLCCSTKNLSFITKIAFGQKRKMLRQNLKPVGGEMLLGKAGIDGTRRAETLSISEFITLANLLI, via the coding sequence ATGCAAATAGATAATCTTCCTCCTCTGCGTGAGGTTATTAATATGTACGGATTGCAAGCTCATAAATCCTTGGGGCAAAATTTCCTTTTTGATCTTAATCTCACATCTAAAATTGCGCATCAAGCAGGAAATCTTGAAGGAAAACCTGTTATTGAAGTCGGCCCTGGTCCTGGTGGTTTGACACGTGCTTTGCTTGCAAAGGGTGCTATGGTAACAGCTATAGAGCGCGATGAGCGCTGTATACCTGCTCTCTTAGAGCTAGAAAAACATTATCCGCAAAAACTAAAACTGATTTGTAATGATGCGCTGAAGCAAGATTTTTCAAAACTCTTTGAAAAATCTTTAGAAAAACCACGCATTATTGCCAATCTTCCCTATAATATTGGAACACAACTCTTATTAAATTGGCTGTTGGCTGAACCGTGGCCTCCTTTTTATGAATCAATGACATTAATGTTTCAACGAGAAGTAGCAAAACGTATTACAGCAACACCTCAATCCACACATTATGGACGTCTTAGTGTCTTAACTGGCTGGCGTACCATTGCTAAAATTGCTTTTGATGTACCTCCTCAGGCCTTTATACCAGCCCCTAAAATAATTTCTTCGGTTGTTCATATCATTCCACGAACAGAACCTCTTTGCTGCTCTACGAAAAATCTAAGCTTTATTACAAAAATTGCTTTTGGACAAAAACGAAAAATGCTTCGTCAAAATCTTAAACCAGTTGGAGGAGAAATGCTTCTAGGAAAAGCCGGAATTGATGGGACACGCCGCGCTGAAACACTTTCAATTTCTGAATTTATCACTTTAGCTAATTTATTGATCTAA
- the pdxA gene encoding 4-hydroxythreonine-4-phosphate dehydrogenase PdxA — protein sequence MAALIVSSGDPSGIGPEIALKAWNLRVTRQIPPFVLLADPDVIRARAHFLRINVEVESVSIDNPVKNFQAALPVIPLENRQSDQLGLPSPKNAAGIIEAIKRSVQLIQSGYACALVTCPIAKKNLYDAGFEFPGHTEFLADLAYQNSHKCYHPVMMLSGSRLKTVPITVHIPFKKVPSYLTRELIIQTALITERDLRTRFKITSPRLAVAGLNPHAGEKGTMGKEEIAIIIPAIEYLKKKGLNVIGPLPADTMFHKSARKRYDVALCMYHDQALIPVKTLDFDTTVNITLGLPFIRTSPDHGTAFDIADKGIASPESFISALKLANQLADSNFHANR from the coding sequence ATGGCTGCACTTATTGTTAGTAGTGGTGACCCTTCTGGTATTGGTCCTGAAATAGCACTAAAAGCTTGGAATTTACGTGTTACGCGTCAAATTCCGCCTTTTGTTCTTCTCGCTGATCCAGATGTCATTCGTGCGCGTGCTCATTTTTTACGAATTAATGTTGAAGTAGAATCTGTTTCTATAGATAATCCTGTAAAAAATTTTCAAGCCGCTCTTCCTGTAATACCACTAGAAAATCGACAAAGTGATCAACTAGGCTTACCTTCACCAAAGAATGCTGCTGGAATAATTGAAGCGATTAAACGTAGCGTTCAATTGATCCAAAGTGGCTATGCATGTGCACTTGTTACTTGTCCTATTGCAAAAAAAAACCTTTACGATGCTGGATTTGAATTTCCAGGTCATACAGAGTTTTTAGCCGATTTGGCTTATCAAAACTCGCATAAATGTTATCATCCGGTTATGATGTTATCAGGATCTCGATTAAAGACAGTTCCCATTACTGTTCATATTCCATTCAAAAAAGTTCCTTCATACCTTACGCGCGAGCTCATCATTCAAACGGCACTTATTACTGAACGTGACTTAAGAACACGCTTTAAAATAACTTCACCCCGTCTTGCTGTTGCTGGACTTAATCCTCATGCGGGAGAAAAAGGTACAATGGGAAAAGAAGAGATTGCAATTATTATCCCCGCTATTGAATATCTTAAAAAGAAAGGACTCAATGTTATAGGTCCATTACCTGCCGATACGATGTTCCATAAATCTGCAAGAAAGAGATATGATGTTGCTCTTTGTATGTATCATGATCAAGCTCTTATTCCTGTTAAGACACTGGACTTTGATACCACCGTCAACATCACTTTAGGACTACCTTTTATTCGTACTTCTCCAGATCACGGAACTGCTTTTGATATTGCCGATAAAGGAATTGCCTCTCCTGAAAGCTTTATTTCTGCTCTTAAACTTGCAAATCAACTTGCGGACAGTAATTTTCATGCAAATAGATAA
- a CDS encoding SurA N-terminal domain-containing protein has protein sequence MNKLKKRILALLCIASLSASNMLIRGFLISPVFAQTVIVVTVNGSPITNYDIQRRAAFLRLQQKQGNLLAQAKTDLINETLKNIEIKRRNIEVSNDEVDSAFENFATQNNMTIEQLDQILIQNDITVQHFKDYIRGQIGWGRLVNARYQAETSMVTEQEAVRRILKNGGVKPSTNEYTLQRIVFVIPAHLRSEIFAKRQREANNFRAHFRGCANARNQARSILDVTIRHLGKFLEPQLPSAWEQAILATPAGKMTKFQETSDGIEAVAVCKIKRVSDDYVARLIFSIQDNKQKSPQKLEKLSEKYLEELRKSARIQNS, from the coding sequence ATGAATAAATTGAAAAAGCGTATTCTTGCTTTACTTTGTATTGCATCTTTGAGCGCAAGCAACATGCTGATAAGGGGATTTTTAATTTCACCGGTTTTCGCACAGACTGTCATTGTTGTCACAGTCAACGGTAGTCCTATCACAAACTACGATATTCAAAGACGTGCTGCTTTTCTCAGACTCCAACAAAAACAAGGTAATCTTCTTGCACAGGCTAAAACTGATCTTATCAATGAAACTCTCAAAAATATCGAAATAAAGCGCAGAAATATTGAGGTAAGTAATGATGAGGTTGACAGTGCTTTTGAAAATTTTGCAACGCAAAATAATATGACCATTGAACAGCTCGACCAAATTCTGATTCAAAACGATATCACAGTGCAACACTTTAAAGATTACATCCGTGGACAAATAGGATGGGGGCGTCTTGTTAATGCACGCTATCAAGCCGAAACAAGTATGGTTACAGAACAAGAAGCTGTCCGCAGAATATTAAAAAATGGTGGAGTTAAACCTTCAACCAATGAATATACACTCCAGCGAATTGTTTTTGTTATTCCTGCACACCTTCGTTCAGAAATCTTTGCAAAACGTCAAAGAGAAGCAAACAATTTTCGCGCACATTTTCGGGGATGTGCTAATGCACGAAATCAAGCGAGAAGCATTTTAGATGTTACTATCCGTCACTTGGGAAAATTTCTTGAACCCCAACTTCCCAGTGCATGGGAGCAGGCCATCCTTGCAACACCTGCTGGAAAAATGACAAAATTCCAAGAAACATCTGATGGAATTGAAGCGGTTGCTGTCTGCAAAATCAAAAGAGTTTCTGATGATTACGTGGCTCGGCTGATATTTTCCATTCAAGATAATAAACAAAAGAGCCCACAAAAACTTGAGAAATTAAGCGAAAAATATTTAGAAGAATTGCGGAAGTCAGCACGTATTCAAAACTCATAA